Proteins encoded by one window of Roseibium sp. Sym1:
- a CDS encoding septal ring lytic transglycosylase RlpA family protein: MQGTGGQSSRKADRSHGVTAERESRPARSVWAQVRTGLITIAAVSAVAACSSAPQEKAKFSPKKYGVKGSPRMVADGKPVPKGGGRYIVGKKYKIAGKWYYPKEDPNYRKVGLASWYGPTFHGRKTANGEIFDRNALTAAHTTMPLPSYAKVTNVANGRSMIVRVNDRGPFHGNRVIDLSERVATMLDTKSAGVGKVKVEYVGRAPLHGQDEQYLLASYSGPGAVQPGASRPGTLLAQAEPQAPIATPQVTFGRVPAPATRPYLTVASAAPARQQSLTVAFDPAIAFEADQPAIKVASNNRFQPVGSDPANQTLGVLRVPAAGTLSEGSAVSSFAANRRVSDAHSALADLGGSGLSMRQLAAKLESGS, from the coding sequence ATGCAAGGGACAGGCGGGCAGTCTAGCCGGAAGGCGGATAGGTCTCATGGGGTAACAGCCGAGAGGGAATCGCGTCCTGCGCGCTCCGTCTGGGCACAGGTCCGGACAGGCCTGATCACGATTGCCGCTGTATCCGCGGTCGCCGCCTGCAGCTCCGCTCCCCAGGAAAAAGCCAAGTTCAGCCCGAAAAAATACGGCGTCAAGGGCAGCCCGCGCATGGTTGCCGACGGCAAGCCTGTGCCGAAGGGCGGTGGACGTTATATCGTCGGCAAGAAATACAAGATTGCCGGCAAGTGGTACTACCCGAAAGAAGATCCAAACTACAGGAAGGTCGGTCTGGCCTCCTGGTACGGCCCGACATTCCATGGCCGCAAGACCGCGAACGGCGAGATCTTTGACCGCAACGCGCTGACGGCCGCGCACACCACGATGCCGCTGCCGTCTTACGCCAAGGTCACGAACGTTGCCAACGGCCGCTCCATGATCGTGCGTGTCAATGACCGTGGACCTTTCCACGGCAACCGAGTCATCGATCTCTCCGAGCGGGTTGCCACCATGCTCGATACCAAGTCGGCAGGTGTCGGCAAGGTGAAGGTGGAATATGTAGGCCGTGCACCTCTCCACGGGCAGGACGAACAGTATCTCCTGGCGTCCTACAGCGGTCCGGGTGCCGTCCAGCCGGGCGCGAGCCGGCCGGGCACCCTGTTGGCGCAGGCCGAACCGCAAGCACCGATTGCCACACCGCAAGTCACTTTCGGCCGTGTACCGGCTCCGGCCACGCGTCCTTACCTGACCGTGGCGTCCGCTGCCCCGGCACGTCAGCAATCCCTGACAGTCGCCTTCGACCCTGCGATTGCTTTCGAAGCCGACCAGCCCGCCATCAAGGTTGCCTCGAACAACCGGTTCCAGCCGGTTGGTTCCGACCCGGCAAACCAGACGCTGGGCGTGCTTCGCGTACCGGCCGCCGGAACCTTGAGCGAAGGCAGCGCGGTTTCCTCCTTCGCTGCGAACCGCCGTGTATCCGACGCCCATTCCGCACTGGCCGACCTTGGCGGATCCGGCTTGTCGATGCGTCAGCTTGCAGCCAAACTGGAAAGCGGCAGCTAG
- a CDS encoding DUF6795 domain-containing protein gives MALFGTNVLFSEVTGTVVLDGKPVEGAKVVQITLWSKPGEVPENFVTTDKNGQFSFPEISRSAGFSNLLPGEITIVQKINIEFEGKEYRGWLNTKTNYEREGERNRPLRFICDLNHTPSNSGDDFGVCRLA, from the coding sequence ATGGCACTGTTTGGAACAAATGTTCTCTTTTCGGAAGTAACGGGAACAGTTGTTTTGGACGGAAAACCGGTTGAAGGCGCCAAGGTGGTGCAGATCACCCTTTGGTCGAAGCCCGGGGAAGTTCCCGAAAACTTCGTTACAACCGACAAGAACGGCCAGTTTTCGTTTCCCGAGATCAGTCGCTCCGCTGGGTTTTCCAACCTGCTCCCGGGGGAAATCACCATTGTCCAGAAGATCAATATCGAGTTTGAGGGCAAGGAATATCGCGGCTGGCTCAACACCAAGACGAATTACGAACGAGAAGGCGAACGCAATCGCCCGCTTCGATTCATTTGCGATTTGAACCACACGCCCAGCAATTCCGGCGATGATTTTGGAGTTTGCCGGCTCGCCTAG
- a CDS encoding lipase family protein — MSLALSPAQTVQLAQSAYAIRLDTDLLTAVQAAGTGGDQFDIASGSRFTGVSGISVPGGSSRTGFGYVAHGKAGTPRHGETLICVRGTEPTSVHDLITDAHMSAARSPLGLPVHEGFRNVAASILEQVQTALRGRNPGTLHIVGHSLGGAAATILAEALIGTASIKLYTYGAPRAGLDSHAQVVTAALGARNVYRVYHDTDPVPMVPIFPFCHIPVGEVAYLLRGPGALVSVSAHFLQSYGKSVGLTGWSGMPVIIHRRFSLDTVDDLLAQAQSSAIGPAMHSVVVLRLIEKILGLLLEAAGAVIGLTLFGGATVLDKMAAALASMAASSLAAAERVVEFVNVVMRFLGKRLVETGAKLTTAFLRWLLSMLVAVIGGMALQAIRSFR; from the coding sequence TTGTCCCTCGCCCTGTCCCCCGCTCAGACGGTCCAGCTGGCACAAAGTGCCTATGCAATTCGGCTCGATACGGATCTGCTGACGGCGGTCCAGGCCGCAGGTACGGGCGGAGACCAGTTTGATATTGCATCCGGTTCACGCTTCACTGGCGTCTCCGGCATCAGCGTTCCGGGCGGTTCGAGCCGGACGGGGTTCGGCTACGTTGCGCACGGTAAGGCAGGAACACCCAGGCATGGTGAAACACTCATTTGCGTCCGGGGGACGGAACCGACCTCCGTTCATGATCTCATAACGGATGCGCATATGAGCGCCGCGCGCAGTCCGCTCGGTTTGCCCGTTCACGAAGGCTTCCGAAATGTCGCAGCAAGCATTCTCGAGCAGGTACAAACCGCCCTGCGCGGCAGAAATCCGGGCACGCTCCATATTGTCGGTCACAGCCTGGGGGGCGCGGCTGCCACCATTCTGGCGGAAGCGCTGATCGGCACCGCCAGCATCAAGCTTTACACCTATGGCGCGCCAAGAGCAGGCTTGGACAGCCACGCACAGGTGGTCACCGCCGCACTTGGCGCGCGCAATGTTTATCGCGTCTATCACGATACCGACCCTGTGCCGATGGTGCCGATTTTTCCCTTCTGTCACATACCCGTTGGAGAGGTGGCCTATTTGCTGCGCGGGCCCGGCGCCCTGGTCAGCGTCAGTGCACATTTCCTGCAGTCGTATGGCAAATCCGTCGGCCTCACGGGTTGGTCGGGCATGCCGGTGATCATCCATCGGCGTTTTTCACTGGACACGGTCGACGATTTGCTCGCCCAGGCTCAATCATCGGCGATCGGGCCCGCCATGCATTCGGTCGTTGTCTTGCGGCTCATCGAAAAGATCCTCGGATTGTTGCTTGAGGCCGCAGGAGCCGTCATTGGTCTCACCTTGTTCGGAGGGGCGACGGTGCTCGACAAGATGGCCGCTGCACTGGCCAGCATGGCAGCATCGTCGCTTGCCGCGGCAGAGCGGGTCGTGGAATTCGTGAATGTCGTCATGCGGTTCCTCGGCAAGAGACTGGTCGAAACAGGCGCAAAACTCACCACGGCCTTCTTGCGCTGGCTGTTGTCGATGCTTGTCGCAGTCATCGGCGGCATGGCACTGCAAGCGATAAGAAGCTTTCGCTAA
- a CDS encoding MHYT domain-containing protein — MPVTHEPWLVALSLVMAFQGSFVGLNLAVQVGDADAARRRQLLAGAALTLALAIWSMHFVGMMAARLPVTASFLVLPTVLSFLVCVLVVGIAVFAASNGRLTPVRLGLAAFVMGSGICTMHYLGMYALHDSLAMQHDPSYVFGSFLIAFNAAGFAIWLLFGPGRRPHFVVSAAVLALAIAAMHYTAMTGLSYELIQPVSEIRAPMFSPGVLAIVVSCVAFLVSGLFLLTLVPSQEETDNAPTDQRQSATQSDETKQKRQMASGRKSAAGLQAAASSLRSASVPAKRYLPIERDGRKGQIGVQDIVAIHADAHYTRLYDGSREYFCPLSISEAEQQLDPKTFNRVHRSHIVNLTRVVSFRRSGDGGLLVLAGTDGPSVPVSRSRWGRVKKRLIATAEDGLPSLGQSVAAQ, encoded by the coding sequence ATGCCGGTGACACACGAGCCGTGGCTCGTGGCGCTGTCCCTCGTGATGGCCTTTCAGGGCAGTTTTGTCGGATTGAATCTGGCCGTTCAGGTTGGCGACGCCGATGCCGCGCGCCGGCGCCAACTGCTTGCGGGCGCCGCTCTGACGCTTGCGCTGGCCATCTGGTCGATGCATTTCGTCGGCATGATGGCGGCGCGCCTGCCGGTAACCGCCAGTTTTCTGGTGTTGCCGACCGTCCTGTCCTTCCTGGTCTGCGTGCTCGTGGTCGGCATCGCCGTTTTTGCCGCCAGCAACGGCCGGTTGACGCCCGTTCGCCTTGGGCTTGCAGCCTTCGTCATGGGAAGCGGCATTTGCACCATGCATTACCTTGGCATGTATGCGCTGCATGACTCCCTCGCCATGCAGCATGATCCTTCCTATGTGTTCGGCAGTTTCCTGATCGCCTTCAATGCCGCCGGGTTCGCCATCTGGCTTCTGTTCGGCCCCGGCCGCCGGCCGCATTTCGTCGTTTCGGCCGCGGTATTGGCGCTTGCAATCGCTGCCATGCATTACACCGCCATGACCGGACTGAGCTACGAGCTGATCCAGCCGGTTTCCGAGATCCGGGCGCCGATGTTCAGTCCGGGCGTGCTTGCGATCGTGGTGTCCTGTGTCGCTTTTCTGGTTTCCGGCCTGTTCCTGCTCACCCTGGTCCCGTCGCAGGAGGAAACGGACAACGCGCCGACGGATCAACGTCAATCCGCAACGCAGTCGGATGAAACGAAGCAAAAGAGACAGATGGCCTCTGGCCGCAAGTCCGCTGCCGGATTGCAGGCCGCGGCCAGTTCGCTGCGCTCCGCATCCGTTCCTGCGAAACGGTATTTGCCAATCGAGCGGGATGGCCGGAAGGGCCAGATCGGTGTTCAGGACATCGTCGCCATTCATGCCGATGCCCACTACACCCGTCTCTATGACGGAAGCCGGGAATATTTCTGTCCCCTGTCGATCAGTGAAGCCGAGCAACAGCTTGACCCCAAGACCTTCAACCGTGTTCACCGCAGCCACATCGTCAATCTGACCCGTGTGGTCAGTTTTCGGCGCTCCGGTGACGGCGGATTGCTCGTGCTGGCCGGCACGGACGGACCGAGCGTGCCTGTCAGCCGCTCCAGATGGGGGCGCGTCAAGAAGCGCCTGATAGCGACTGCGGAGGATGGACTGCCGTCTCTGGGACAGTCCGTGGCCGCGCAATAA
- a CDS encoding FAD binding domain-containing protein: MIPGEFTYHRPSSVAEAIAILVSHGDEARPLSGGHSLIPMMKLRMAAPEHLVDLGGIADLKGISEDGGTVTIGAMTTQHELIASDVLAAKLPIIRETSLLIADPQIRYVGTLGGNVANGDPGNDMPALMQCLNARYVLSGPDGAREVAARDFYEAAYFTALAPEEILTAVKIPVPPEGHGYAYEKLKRKVGDYATAAAAVVLTMSAGTVGSCSVALTNVADTPLHAEEAGAILTGSALDPDTVKRAVAAAEAITEPASDGRGPAEYRTKMAGIMLERALVRAAERAQG, encoded by the coding sequence TTGATCCCTGGTGAGTTCACCTATCACCGGCCATCATCCGTGGCCGAAGCCATCGCCATCCTGGTCAGTCATGGCGACGAGGCACGTCCGCTTTCCGGCGGACACAGCCTGATCCCGATGATGAAGCTGCGCATGGCGGCACCCGAGCATCTCGTCGATCTGGGCGGCATTGCCGATCTCAAGGGCATTTCCGAGGATGGCGGCACCGTCACCATCGGCGCCATGACCACCCAGCATGAATTGATCGCATCGGACGTGCTGGCCGCGAAACTGCCCATTATCCGCGAAACCTCGTTGCTGATTGCCGATCCTCAAATTCGTTACGTCGGCACCCTTGGCGGAAATGTCGCCAACGGCGATCCGGGCAACGACATGCCCGCGCTGATGCAGTGCCTGAATGCGCGCTATGTCCTGAGCGGACCGGATGGTGCACGGGAGGTCGCGGCGCGCGACTTTTACGAGGCGGCCTATTTCACCGCCCTCGCCCCGGAAGAAATCCTGACGGCCGTAAAGATCCCTGTCCCGCCTGAGGGCCACGGCTACGCCTATGAGAAACTGAAACGCAAGGTCGGAGACTATGCCACAGCGGCTGCGGCGGTCGTGCTGACGATGTCCGCAGGCACGGTCGGCAGCTGCTCCGTTGCGCTTACAAACGTGGCCGACACACCGCTCCATGCGGAAGAGGCAGGCGCCATCCTGACCGGATCGGCCCTTGATCCCGACACCGTCAAACGCGCGGTTGCGGCCGCCGAGGCAATCACGGAACCGGCCTCCGACGGCCGCGGACCGGCAGAATACCGCACGAAGATGGCCGGCATCATGCTGGAACGCGCGCTGGTGCGGGCCGCCGAACGGGCACAGGGCTGA
- a CDS encoding (2Fe-2S)-binding protein, producing MSDIEQIPVSLTVNGKKVQRFVEPRTLLIHFLREELDLTGPHIGCETSHCGACTVDMNGMSVKSCTLFAVQANGAELTTIEGMANPDGTLSALQEGFRQMHGLQCGFCTPGMITRAHTLLNENPNPTEEEIRMGISGNLCRCTGYQNIVKAIQYAAAKLNGTDFQEAAE from the coding sequence ATGAGCGACATTGAACAGATCCCGGTCAGCCTGACCGTCAATGGCAAGAAGGTGCAGCGCTTTGTCGAACCGCGCACGCTTCTCATCCATTTCCTGCGCGAGGAACTGGACCTGACCGGCCCGCATATCGGCTGCGAAACCTCCCATTGCGGTGCCTGCACGGTCGACATGAACGGCATGTCGGTGAAATCCTGCACGCTGTTCGCCGTCCAGGCCAACGGCGCTGAACTCACCACCATCGAGGGCATGGCCAATCCGGACGGCACCCTGTCGGCGCTTCAGGAAGGCTTCCGGCAGATGCACGGTCTTCAGTGCGGTTTCTGCACGCCGGGCATGATCACAAGGGCGCATACGTTGTTGAATGAGAACCCGAACCCGACGGAAGAGGAAATCCGCATGGGCATCTCGGGCAATCTGTGCCGTTGCACCGGCTACCAGAACATCGTCAAGGCCATCCAGTATGCCGCAGCCAAGCTGAACGGCACGGATTTCCAGGAGGCTGCGGAATGA
- a CDS encoding aerobic carbon-monoxide dehydrogenase large subunit: protein MNDMTPTREQREAALEGMGCKRKRVEDVRFTQGKGQYVDDLKLPGMVFGDFVRSPYAHAKVTKIDATEALKLPGVIAVLTAEDLKGVNLAWMPTLAGDVQMVLADGKVLYQNQEVAFVVAENRYIADDAIQLVEVEYEELPVLIDPFQSMVPDAPVLRPDLDGKTEGAHGPRKHHNHIFTWEVGDKDETSKAFAEADVTVKELISYHRTHPSPLETCQCVASMDKVKGELTVWGTFQAPHVIRTVASLLSTIPEHKIHVIAPDIGGGFGNKVGAYPGYICSIVASIVTGVPVKWVEDRMENLSTTSFARDYHMTTEIAAKSDGTVTGLKVHVLADHGGFDACADPSKWPAGFFNIVTGSYDFPAAHLEVDGVYTNKAPGGVAYRCSFRVTEAAYCIERGMDILAQKLGMDPADLRMKNFVKPEQFPYQSALGWEYDSGDYHTAMQKAMDTIGYRELRAEQKAKQEAFKRGETREIMGIGVSFFTEIVGAGPSKNCDILGVAMFDSAEIRVHPTGSVISRMGTKSQGQGHETTWAQIIATEIGIPAADIMVEEGNTDTAPYGLGTYGSRSTPVAGAAIALAARKIRNKAQMIAAHMLEVSEYDLEWDVDGFQVKGNPQARKSMKEIAWAAYHAPPPNMEPGLEAVSYYDPPNMTYPFGAYFCVMDIDVDTGVAKTRRFYALDDCGTRINPMIIEGQVHGGLTEAFAIAMGQEIRYDETGNVMGASFMDFFIPTAVETPHWETDYTVTPSPHHPIGAKGVGESPNVGGVPAFSNAVNDAFQFLGNTHIQMPHDAWRIWQAARDLGAHG from the coding sequence ATGAACGACATGACCCCGACACGGGAACAGCGCGAGGCTGCCCTTGAAGGCATGGGCTGCAAGCGCAAGCGCGTGGAAGACGTCCGTTTCACGCAGGGCAAGGGCCAGTATGTCGACGACCTGAAACTGCCGGGCATGGTGTTCGGCGACTTCGTTCGCTCGCCTTATGCCCACGCCAAGGTCACCAAGATCGACGCAACCGAGGCCCTGAAACTGCCCGGCGTCATCGCCGTCCTGACGGCGGAAGACCTGAAGGGCGTCAATCTCGCCTGGATGCCGACGCTCGCCGGCGACGTGCAGATGGTTCTCGCCGACGGCAAGGTGCTTTACCAGAACCAGGAAGTGGCCTTCGTGGTCGCGGAAAACCGCTACATCGCCGACGATGCCATCCAACTGGTCGAGGTAGAATATGAGGAACTGCCCGTTCTGATCGACCCGTTCCAGTCGATGGTGCCGGATGCACCGGTGCTGCGGCCGGATCTGGACGGCAAGACCGAAGGCGCGCATGGACCGCGCAAACACCACAACCACATCTTCACCTGGGAAGTCGGCGACAAGGACGAGACCTCGAAGGCTTTCGCGGAAGCCGATGTCACGGTCAAGGAACTGATCTCCTATCACCGCACCCATCCCTCGCCGCTGGAAACCTGCCAGTGCGTGGCGTCCATGGACAAGGTCAAGGGCGAGCTCACGGTCTGGGGCACGTTCCAGGCGCCGCATGTCATCCGTACGGTGGCCTCGCTGCTGTCGACCATCCCGGAACACAAGATCCACGTGATCGCGCCGGATATCGGCGGCGGCTTCGGCAACAAGGTCGGCGCCTATCCGGGCTATATCTGCTCGATCGTCGCCTCCATCGTGACCGGTGTTCCGGTGAAATGGGTCGAGGACAGGATGGAGAATCTGTCCACCACGTCCTTCGCCCGCGACTATCACATGACGACGGAAATCGCCGCCAAGAGTGACGGCACCGTGACCGGGCTGAAAGTACACGTGCTGGCCGACCATGGCGGGTTCGACGCCTGCGCCGATCCATCGAAATGGCCGGCCGGTTTCTTCAACATCGTCACCGGGTCCTACGACTTCCCGGCGGCGCATCTGGAGGTCGACGGCGTCTACACCAACAAGGCTCCCGGCGGCGTTGCCTATCGCTGTTCCTTCCGGGTGACGGAAGCCGCCTATTGCATCGAGCGCGGCATGGACATCCTGGCGCAGAAGCTCGGCATGGACCCGGCGGATCTCCGGATGAAGAACTTCGTCAAGCCGGAGCAGTTCCCCTACCAGTCCGCGCTCGGCTGGGAGTATGACAGCGGCGACTATCACACCGCCATGCAGAAGGCGATGGACACGATCGGCTACCGCGAGTTGCGCGCCGAGCAGAAGGCCAAGCAGGAGGCGTTCAAGCGCGGCGAAACCCGTGAGATCATGGGCATCGGCGTGTCCTTCTTCACCGAGATCGTCGGTGCCGGGCCGTCCAAGAACTGCGATATCCTCGGTGTTGCCATGTTCGACAGCGCCGAGATCCGTGTGCATCCGACTGGTTCGGTGATCTCGCGCATGGGAACCAAATCCCAGGGGCAGGGTCACGAGACCACCTGGGCGCAGATCATTGCGACGGAGATCGGCATTCCGGCCGCAGACATCATGGTCGAGGAAGGCAATACCGATACGGCGCCCTACGGCCTTGGAACCTACGGCTCGCGGTCCACACCTGTGGCCGGGGCAGCGATCGCGCTGGCCGCCCGCAAGATCCGCAACAAGGCCCAGATGATCGCCGCGCACATGCTGGAAGTCTCCGAATACGACCTGGAATGGGACGTCGACGGTTTCCAGGTGAAGGGCAATCCGCAGGCGCGCAAATCCATGAAGGAGATCGCCTGGGCGGCCTATCATGCTCCGCCGCCCAACATGGAACCGGGCCTGGAGGCGGTCAGCTACTATGATCCGCCCAACATGACCTATCCCTTCGGCGCCTATTTCTGCGTGATGGACATCGATGTCGATACAGGTGTTGCCAAGACACGGCGTTTCTATGCGCTCGACGATTGCGGCACGCGGATCAACCCGATGATCATCGAGGGCCAGGTGCATGGCGGGCTGACGGAGGCGTTCGCCATCGCGATGGGCCAGGAGATCCGTTACGACGAGACCGGCAACGTCATGGGGGCGTCCTTCATGGACTTCTTCATTCCGACGGCGGTCGAGACCCCGCATTGGGAAACCGACTACACGGTGACGCCCAGCCCGCACCATCCGATCGGTGCCAAGGGCGTCGGCGAAAGTCCCAATGTCGGCGGCGTTCCGGCCTTCTCCAATGCCGTCAACGACGCGTTCCAGTTCCTCGGGAACACCCATATCCAGATGCCGCACGATGCCTGGCGGATCTGGCAGGCGGCCCGGGACCTGGGGGCGCATGGGTAA
- a CDS encoding AAA family ATPase codes for MTQTKDQIALQLAEAGYIADEGLATALLLTGMLGRPLLLEGEAGVGKTEVAKALARLEDTELIRLQCYEGLDRSDAIYEWNYQRQLLAIKAREGSGADAESVEEAVFSEKYLLERPLLAAIRKETPPVLLIDEIDRADEEFEAFLLEILSDYQVSIPELGTVAAVSVPRVVLTSNGTRELSDALRRRCLYHYVDYPTPDREARILLNRVDGLDAKLALQIAELMGKLRKEDLVKVPGVAETIDWAAALLGLGVKNLAEGRELVFDTLSCVLKTREDSARVTRDVTDRLLGKVA; via the coding sequence ATGACCCAGACCAAGGACCAGATTGCGCTTCAGCTTGCCGAGGCCGGTTATATCGCAGATGAAGGGCTGGCGACCGCCCTCCTGCTGACCGGGATGCTTGGCCGGCCGCTGCTGCTGGAAGGCGAAGCCGGTGTCGGCAAGACGGAAGTCGCCAAGGCGCTGGCGCGCCTGGAAGACACCGAATTGATCCGCCTTCAGTGCTACGAGGGGCTCGACCGTTCCGACGCGATCTACGAGTGGAACTACCAGCGCCAGCTGCTGGCCATCAAGGCGCGGGAGGGATCCGGCGCGGATGCGGAAAGCGTCGAAGAGGCGGTCTTTTCGGAAAAATACCTTCTGGAACGGCCGCTTCTGGCGGCCATCCGGAAGGAAACACCACCCGTGCTGCTGATCGATGAAATCGACCGCGCGGATGAGGAATTCGAGGCGTTTCTGCTGGAGATCCTGTCCGACTACCAGGTGTCCATCCCGGAGCTCGGAACGGTTGCTGCTGTCTCTGTCCCGCGTGTGGTGCTGACATCCAACGGTACGCGGGAGCTGTCCGATGCGCTGCGCCGCCGCTGTCTTTATCATTATGTGGACTACCCGACACCGGACCGGGAGGCACGGATCCTGCTCAACCGTGTAGACGGCCTCGACGCGAAGCTGGCGCTGCAGATTGCAGAGTTGATGGGCAAGCTGCGCAAGGAAGATCTGGTCAAGGTGCCGGGCGTTGCCGAGACCATCGACTGGGCCGCCGCCCTTCTTGGCCTGGGTGTGAAAAACCTGGCTGAGGGCCGGGAACTCGTTTTCGACACGCTGTCCTGTGTCCTGAAAACCCGCGAAGACAGTGCGCGCGTTACCCGGGACGTGACCGACCGGCTTCTGGGCAAGGTGGCCTGA
- a CDS encoding vWA domain-containing protein, which produces MTALPLETREDIGAVLRLRLAGFVRSLRDSGFKVGLAETQDALVLLRSRLSGRPASLRTAYRSLFCGRLSDWQRFDEVFDAYWLGRGVKSGVKVSGSSRAKGMKTLRELVDARGQRQETIAGDVERQPGEEDEDTGETPSGRREGASIAENLGQVDFRHIQDPDALKKAHELAERLARSMRVRLTRRDRQKRKGPRLDLRRTIRHSIAHGGMPLELIHKGPRERQLRLVVLLDASGSMNNYTGVFTRFVHGILDNFREAEAFLFHTRLVHVSSALSERDAGRALDRMGLMAQGVGGGTKIGEALADFNRWHAARVLHSRTCVMILSDGYDTCPPDILGAEMARLRRRCRRIVWLNPMLGWEGYEPATAGMQAALPHVDLFAPAHNLDSLAALEPYLARL; this is translated from the coding sequence ATGACCGCCCTTCCCCTCGAGACCCGCGAAGACATCGGTGCCGTGCTGCGCCTGCGTCTGGCCGGTTTTGTCCGCTCCCTGCGCGACAGCGGTTTCAAGGTGGGCCTGGCGGAAACACAGGATGCGCTTGTCCTTCTGCGCTCTCGCCTTTCCGGGCGGCCGGCATCTCTCAGGACGGCGTATCGCTCGCTTTTTTGCGGTCGCCTGTCCGACTGGCAGCGGTTTGACGAGGTGTTCGACGCCTATTGGCTCGGACGGGGCGTCAAGTCCGGCGTGAAGGTGTCCGGCTCCAGCCGTGCCAAGGGCATGAAGACACTGCGCGAACTGGTGGATGCGCGAGGGCAGCGCCAGGAAACGATCGCCGGAGACGTCGAACGTCAGCCGGGCGAGGAGGATGAGGACACCGGCGAGACCCCTTCCGGTCGCCGCGAAGGCGCCAGCATCGCTGAAAATCTAGGCCAGGTCGATTTTCGACACATTCAGGATCCAGACGCTCTCAAGAAGGCGCATGAGCTCGCAGAACGTCTTGCACGGTCAATGCGCGTTCGATTGACACGCAGGGACCGTCAGAAAAGAAAAGGCCCAAGGCTGGATCTCCGTCGAACGATCCGCCACTCCATCGCCCATGGCGGCATGCCGCTCGAGCTGATCCACAAGGGACCGCGTGAGCGTCAGCTCCGGTTGGTCGTGCTGCTGGATGCTTCCGGCTCGATGAACAACTACACCGGCGTTTTCACGCGTTTCGTACACGGGATCCTGGACAATTTCAGGGAGGCGGAAGCCTTTCTCTTCCATACCCGTCTTGTGCATGTCTCGTCGGCCTTGTCCGAACGGGACGCGGGCCGCGCTCTCGACCGTATGGGCCTGATGGCGCAAGGGGTCGGTGGCGGAACAAAAATCGGTGAGGCGCTGGCGGATTTCAACCGTTGGCATGCCGCGCGGGTTCTCCATTCGCGCACCTGCGTGATGATCCTTTCGGACGGCTATGACACTTGCCCCCCGGACATTCTCGGAGCCGAGATGGCACGCCTCAGGCGGCGCTGCCGCCGCATTGTCTGGCTCAATCCGATGCTGGGCTGGGAAGGCTATGAACCGGCCACTGCCGGCATGCAGGCAGCCCTGCCACATGTCGATCTGTTCGCTCCGGCGCACAATCTGGACAGTCTCGCAGCTCTCGAACCGTATCTGGCAAGGCTCTGA
- a CDS encoding XdhC family protein, whose product MKHDLPGLRPDATVGLSGDLSTLMNELRKESQPFVLATVVRTIAVTAAKAGAKAVIAQDGTVAAGWIGGGCARAAVIKAAMAAFEDGETRLISIQPEDLLSERGVAPGEEREGVQFAKNMCPSQGTMDIFIEPVLPRPALVIYGASPVAQALAAQAPTIGFDITVCASCEELETIRTPAALVEGFSYTPGRTGETFIIVSTQGRGDLAALEAALNVPARHIGFVGSRRKLAALKEKLAEKGLSREDLEPVKGPAGLDLGAITPEEIALSILAELLLLRRTNQRRTNVHHI is encoded by the coding sequence ATGAAACATGACCTTCCCGGGCTTCGGCCTGACGCAACCGTCGGCCTTTCCGGTGACTTGTCGACGTTGATGAACGAGTTGAGAAAAGAGTCGCAACCTTTTGTTTTAGCAACAGTCGTACGTACAATTGCGGTAACGGCCGCCAAGGCTGGCGCCAAGGCTGTGATCGCACAGGACGGCACGGTTGCCGCTGGCTGGATCGGTGGTGGCTGTGCCCGGGCTGCTGTCATCAAGGCCGCGATGGCAGCCTTCGAGGATGGCGAGACAAGACTGATATCCATTCAGCCGGAAGATCTCCTGTCCGAACGCGGCGTTGCGCCCGGAGAGGAACGCGAAGGGGTTCAGTTCGCAAAGAACATGTGTCCGAGCCAGGGTACGATGGACATATTCATCGAACCGGTGCTGCCACGCCCTGCCCTCGTCATCTACGGCGCGAGCCCTGTTGCCCAGGCCCTGGCCGCGCAGGCGCCGACCATCGGGTTCGACATCACGGTCTGCGCGTCTTGCGAGGAACTGGAAACCATCCGGACACCCGCGGCGCTGGTCGAAGGGTTTTCGTACACCCCCGGACGGACAGGCGAAACGTTCATCATCGTATCGACACAGGGGCGCGGCGACCTGGCGGCGCTTGAAGCTGCCCTGAATGTCCCCGCGCGACACATCGGTTTTGTCGGCAGCCGCAGGAAACTGGCTGCGCTGAAGGAAAAACTGGCGGAAAAGGGACTTTCCAGGGAAGACCTGGAACCGGTCAAGGGCCCCGCAGGCCTGGACCTTGGAGCCATCACTCCGGAGGAAATCGCACTGTCCATACTGGCGGAGCTGCTGCTGCTTCGCAGGACCAACCAGCGCCGGACGAACGTTCACCACATTTGA